A portion of the Lolium rigidum isolate FL_2022 chromosome 1, APGP_CSIRO_Lrig_0.1, whole genome shotgun sequence genome contains these proteins:
- the LOC124653835 gene encoding BTB/POZ and MATH domain-containing protein 2-like, which translates to MAPRYPVDHITESIPCELHVKVMGYLSLKAAIGYVLPPVPDQRNYCGPVPHGYVVAGVDQIIDGSTTDTGLPKSILSSAAPAMFNYGYNRRFFPEQGGAIVRSLLEQKESGYIKDDSLMIECVLTVIKQSEVVKTKGNSEIKVTPSKLSQHLGKLLLAEKGSDVTFSVGGETFAAHKIILAARSPVFEAELYGDMKERNEQCIMVEDMQPAAFKALLHFIYTDSFPGVDDTGDDDYTETIRHLLVAADRYAIDRLKLICQSILGKNLAMETATTLALADQHNCDRLKDACIEFISSKDEMDALMATQGYTNLKRTCPSVLLDVLEKASKLRKT; encoded by the exons atggctcctcGCTACCCTGTGGATCATATCACAGAGTCGATACCTTGTGAGCTACATGTCAAAGTGATGGGCTACTTATCTctcaaggcggcgatcggctatgtcttaccgccagTACCTGATCAAAGAAACTACTGCGGACcggttccacatggctacgttgttgccggggtggatcaaatTATAGATGG TTCTACTACGGATACTGGGTTGCCAAAAAGTATTCTTTCTTCAGCAGCACCGGCAATGTTCAACTACGGATACAATCGCCGTTTTTTCCCAGAACAAGGAGGGGCCATTGTTAGAAGCTTGCTGGAGCAGAAAGAATCGGGGTACATTAAGGATGATAGCCTGATGATTGAATGTGTACTCACAGTCATCAAGCAATCGGAGGTGGTAAAAACCAAAGGGAACTCTGAAATCAAGGTGACGCCTTCTAAATTATCGCAACATTTGGGCAAGTTGTTGTTGGCAGAGAAGGGATCCGATGTTACTTTCAGTGTTGGGGGAGAGACTTTTGCCGCGCACAAGATTATACTTGCTGCACGATCACCTGTCTTTGAGGCAGAGCTCTATGGAGATATGAAGGAGAGAAATGAGCAATGCATTATGGTTGAAGACATGCAGCCTGCTGCTTTCAAGGCTTTGCTGCATTTCATATACACAGATTCATTTCCTGGTGTGGATGATACTGGTGATGATGATTACACCGAGACAATCCGCCATTTACTTGTGGCTGCAGATAGATATGCCATTGACAGGCTCAAGTTGATATGCCAAAGCATCCTCGGGAAAAACCTTGCCATGGAGACAGCAACTACATTGGCTTTAGCTGATCAGCATAACTGTGACAGGCTTAAGGACGCGTGCATTGAGTTTATTTCGTCTAAGGAtgagatggatgctttgatggcaACCCAAGGTTACACGAATCTCAAAAGAACTTGCCCTTCTGTCTTGTTAGACGTGTTAGAGAAGGCAAGTAAGTTGCGCAAAACGTAG